The nucleotide window CTTTAGGGTTTCTTCGTTCCGTTCATCCTTTGAAATCACCTTTTCCCAGTCCCATTGATCAACGTAAGCGGAGTGGTAGTTATCCAGATCTTCGTCCTTCCTAATGGCGTTCATGTTGGTGTAGAGGCCTTCGTGCATTCCAAAACCGTAACGTTTCAGAGCCAAGCGTTTCCATTTAGCTAAGGAGTGAACGATTTCAATCGTATCGTCACCCATGTCCTTCATTGTGAAGGAGACGGGTTTTTCGACCCCACTCAGGTTATCATTCAACCCGGAAGCCTTGTTGACGAACATAGGGGCAGAGAGCCGGGAAAGGTTCAATTGGGCACCAAATTCGTCTTGGAACGTTTCACGGATGTAGCGAATGGCGGCCTGGGTTTCCTTAACGGATAGCTTAGGATCGTAATCCTTAGGTACGATTAAATGCATAGTAATTTCTCCTTTGTGGTTTAAATTTAAATTTAGATAAAAGAAAAAGTCCTTCCATCCCTTATATCAAGGGACGAAAAGACTTTTCGCGGTACCACCCAAGTTGTTTATCATCAAAAATAAACCAGCTCAATTAGAGTACAAACATACTCTACCGATGGTAACGTACCGGTTGACGGCTAGACCTACTATGCCCCGGGGCAGTTCAGGTAGCAACTAAGAAAGTGTTTTTCAGAAAACGCGAACGCTGATTGGGTTTGCACTGATTCCCAACTCACTGGCAGGCGGCGTTAACTTACTCCTCTTTCCTCCGTTATTTATCTTATGGCATTAATCCTAGCACGATTTTGGCGTTTGTAAACCAAAAAATTAAAATTTGCCTAGAATTAAATGGCAAAAACCCTTAAAAAAGTCCGGCCCCGTCACGGTTCTTATGGGGTCAAAACTTTTTTTGAAGGAGCAACTTTAACCGCCCATTCAATCAAACCGACACTGTCAATCATACTGATAAGGGGGCGGGGGGATGGACGAACCGGGGAAGTCGGCGTCCCGGTTCACTAACAAATAGGGGTCTCTGGTAGCGTCAAATGCTGATAACTTGCCGCTGACATCATAACGGGGACTGCCGCATCGCTTCAATAGGGAGTGAAGCACGTGGCTTTTTGGGCAGTCAAACTGAATTTTCGAACATTTAGGCTTAGTCGGGGATTATTGGTTTTCAGAAGCACGCGGTGGTAGCGGACAGATTTATGGGTGCATAAACCTGTCAGATTCAGGTTGGCAATGCTGACGTCGGCATGTTAGGTCTGTTGAAACAACTTTTTACTTGATAAGCCTATGGTTATACGTTTTCATAACAATTTTCTATTGACATTTGGGTCAGAAAAAATTAAACTATTATAATTGGTTTAATCGAATTCTCATTTAAAAATAGAAGGAGGAGTCGGCTTGGCACGATCTCATCAACTCTTTATTAAGAAACAGGTGCAAACGGATCTCTATAAAAAAACGGGGTTGGAAAAAACGTTGACGGCGTTTTCTCTGACGACGATGGGTATCGGTGCAATTGTCGGTGCCGGAATTTTTATCACCCCGGGCCTGATTGCTGCTAACTACGCCGGTCCTGGCGTGATGTTGTCGTATTTAATTGCTGTGGTCGTCTGTGCGATGGCTGCCCTGTGTTATTCAGAGTTTTCGTCAACGATTCCGCTGGCGGGGAGTGCCTACACTTACGTCTATGCTGTTTTTGGTGAATTTACCGCCTGGATTTTGGGGTGGGCGTTAATTTCTGAATATCTCTTTGCCGTGTCATCCGTGGCGGTCAGCTGGTCCTCATATTTTCAGAGCTTACTAGCGGGCTTTGGATTCAAGCTTCCCGTATTTTTCCGCGCAGCTGCTGGTACAGCTGGCGTGAAGGGTGGGGCCATCGATCTGGTTGCCTTAGTGATCACCATGTTGGTAGCCTGGCTCCTGTCCAAAGGGATTCGCGAGTCCGCCAGAATTAACAACATTATGGTTATCGTTAAAATTTTAGTCATCTTGTTATTTATTGGTATCGCCGTCTTCTACGTTAAGCCGGCAAACTATAACCCATTTCTGCCTTTTGGAACGGCTGGTATTTTTAAGGGGGCTGCGGTCGCCTTTTACGCCTATATTGGGTTTGACGCTGTTTCAACAGCTAGTGAAGAGGTCAAGAATCCTAAGCGAAATATGCCAATTGGAATTATCTCGTCCCTGTTGGTGGCTGCGGTTCTGTACATTGGTCTATCTGCTGTTTTAGTTGGTGTCGTGCACTACACTAAGTTGAGTGTGGCCGATCCGGTGGCTTTAGCCCTGAGCCTCATTCATCAGAACTGGGCGTCCGGTGTGGTTTCCTTTGGGGCCATCGTAGGGATGACGACCGTGTTGATCGTCATGTCTTACGGAGGGACGCGGTTGTTATTTGCCATCAGTCGAGACGGTCTGTTGCCATCAGGACTGAAGAAATTGAATCCGAAGACTCACGTTCCCGTAGCCAACACCTGGATTTTTGGCATTTTGGCCAGCTTATTTGCAGCGGTCATTCCCATCGATAAGATTGCCGAATTGGTGAACATTGGGACGCTGTCAGCCTTTGCCATGGTATCACTGGGTATCGTCTTCTTGCGGCATGACGAACGCTTTAAGAATTTGGATACCTCGTTTAAAGTGCCCTGGTATCCCTTCTTACCAATTGCATCGTTCTTAGCTTGTCTCTACCTCATGACACAGCTGCAGGCCTTCACCTGGCTGGCATTTGCCGTCTGGGTCGTCCTGGGTCTGATCGTCTACATGAGCTACGGTTACCAGCATAGCGTGGTACGCCAGCAAGTTAAGGGTTAACGCTTTCATTTCGTGCTAAAATGGTCCTAGACTACCGAGAGGGATGACTGGATGCGTTACCTAGCAAGTTCAAGCTTAGATATTCGCCAAAATTTAGCAACTGAAACGTATTTGATGGAGCACGCCGATCTATCGGAACCCATCCTGTATTTTTACATCAACTCACCGTGTATCATTGTCGGCCGCTACCAAAATGTGCTGGCTGAAATCAATCAGCAGTACGTTCAAGACCACAACATTATTCTCACGCGGCGGACGTCTGGTGGGGGTGCTGTGTACGATGACCTCGGTAATGTGAGCTTCAGCTTTATTACCCAGGACGATGGGGATGCCGTGGGCAATTTCAAACGCTTCACGGATCCGGTGATCAAGGCACTTCATCAGATGGGGGCGACTGGCGCCGCCATGACGGGGCGTAACGATCTGACCATTGCCGGCAAAAAGTTCTCTGGTAATGCCATGCACGTCGAAAATGGGCGGATGTTCTCTCACGGAACATTGATGTATGATGTGGATCAGACGCAGATTGCCAAGTCCTTGCAGGTACCAGCCGACAAGCTAGCTTCCAAAGGAGTCAAGTCGGTGAAGAGTCGGGTGACGAACCTGAAACCGTATTTCGATGAGGCTTATCAGCACCTGACGATTGAAGAATTTCGGGATACCTTGGCCAAGGAGATCTTAGCGGTCTCGGATCTTAAGGATGCCAAGACTTACCAGTTAACGGCGGCTGATCAGGCAGGTATCCAGCAACAAGCCGACCAATACTTTAACAATTGGGATTGGATTTACGGCAGTGATCCAGCCTATTCTCTGACCCGGCGGCAGCATTTTACTGCAGGAACGGTTGAGTTTGACCTGGATGTGGCTGGTGGTAAGATTCAAGCGATTCAGATTCACGGCGACTTCTTTGGCCAGCTGCCAATTGAAGAGGTGACGACTAAGTTGACGGGGGTGACCTACACACCAGCCGCTGTTGCTGCAGTTTTTGAGACACTTGATGTTTCACGTTACTTTGGTAAAATTTCGAGAAATGAACTAGTTGATTTGCTAACAAAGCAGCCGACCGCTGAATAGGACGAGACTGGTCCATAGAACTTGATTAGTCGAAGCGTTGCTGCAGAGACAGCAACGCTTTGTTTTTTATTAAGGTTGCTGGGCAATCAGGAAACCTTAAGGAATTACCCCTATAATGGACAAGTTGATTCATAAGATTAATTTTTTTTAGAACGACCACCTGGCAGTTTGCGGGTGGGTGAAAGGGTGGCTAACCAAACCATGGAAATGGAAAAACGACAACGACCAAGAAGAAAGCGACATCCAGTCCGTAACACAATTCTGATGCTGATTCTGGCGCTATTAGTGGACGGCGTGGCGTATGGCTATCAGAAGTATCAAAGTATCAAGAAGTCTGTTGACACGACGTACCAAGCATCCGGTGCTAAGAAGCTTCGGAACGTGAACGCAGTGTTGAAGCAGAAGAAGCCGATTTCGATTCTGCTAATGGGAACTGATACGGGGGCCCTTGGTCGGACGTTCCAGGGACGAACCGACAGTATGATGGTAGTGACCATCAATCCAGAAACGGCGAAGACGACCATCACCAGTATTCCACGGGATACGGCGGTTTCAATCCCCGGATATGAGGATTATGGTACAGTTAAAATTAACGCGGCTTACGCTTATGGCAAATCTAAGACGGCCATTACGACCGTCCAGGATATGTTAAATATTCCAATTGACTTCTATGCCATTATCAACATGGGGGGGATGGAAAAGATCATTGACGAGGTCGGTGGTGTGGACTTGACGCCAACGTTGAGCTTTAGTTATGGCGGGTACACCTTTAAGAAGGACGTAGAAACGCACATGAATGGGAAACGGGCATTGGCCTACTCCCGGATGCGTGACGACGATCCCCAAGGAGATTACGGTCGGCAGACGCGTCAACGAAAGGTCATTATGGCGCTACTAAATAAGTCTGGTTCGGTCACATCGTTGTTGAACGAAAGCTTTATCAGTTCGTTGACCCAGCAAACGCAGACGGATCTGACATTTAACGATCTGACGGCACTGGCCACAAACTATCGTCGTGCCACGAAGAGTATTAAGACGACCCACTTGCAAGGAACTAGTGAGACGCTTAACAGTCAGAGCATGGAGGTGGCCTCAAAAGCCGAGTTGCAACGGGTCACAAATTATATTCGGACTGGTTTAGGTTTGGCTCACAAGGCAACCGGAACTATTGCTCAGGTTGATGCCTCGACCGGCGCAGCTGGTACGAGTAGCACGGGGACCACTGATAACGGCAACAATGGTGGCCCTGGTGGCGGTTACTAATAGTCGTCGCACCTCGCTCGGTGACCAAGGATTCCACCCACTGTGGGATGCTTCAAGCTGTAATGAATAAAATGATTGTGATCAGTAAGAGCGCTGCAGGCTGAGGCCTGGGCGCTTTTTCTATGGGTATTATGCAATGGGGGTCCTGGTTGAGTTGCTTCTACCGGCGGCTTCGTTGTAGGGTAGGTATCAGTAGTGAACGTTGAAGGGAGTTATTGCTAGATGCAGAATATCTTAGTTACGGGAGGCGCCGGCTTCATTGGTGCCAACTTTGTCCGCTACGTGGTGGCTAACCACCCAACGATTCACGTAACGGTGTTGGATAAGTTAACGTATGCCGGAAACCGGGCCAATCTGGCGGGGCTGCCAACTGACCGGGTGCGGTTGGTGGTTGGTGATATTGCCGACGCACAGTTGGTCAATGATCTGGTCCAGCAGGTCGATGCCGTTGTCCACTACGCAGCTGAGAGTCACAATGACCGTTCGTTACGCGATCCGGCGCCATTTATTCAGACCAATATCGTTGGTACCTATACGCTGCTACAGGCCTGTGTTCGCTATAACGTGCGGTTTCACCACATCTCCACCGATGAGGTTTACGGTGATCTGCCACTCAGGAGCGCTGAAGTGGCTGGTCTAGCGGAGAAATTCACCCCTGAGTCGCGTTACAATCCTAGCAGTCCCTATTCCGCTACCAAGGCGAGCTCCGACATGCTGGTGCACGCTTGGGTCCGGTCGTTTGGGCTACGAGCGACCATTTCGAATTGTTCTAACAACTATGGCCCTTACCAACACATTGAAAAATTCATTCCTCGCCAGATTACGAATATTCTCAGCGGGCGGCGGCCAAAACTATATGGGACGGGGCGAAACGTGCGTGATTGGATTCACGTAGATGATCACTCGCGAGCGGTCTGGCTAATTTTGACGCAAGGGCGGATTGGTGAAACCTACCTAATTGGGGCCAACGGTGAGCGTTCTAATTTAGCGGTTCTACAGGAGATCTTAACGGCGATGGGACAGCCAGCCGATGCCTACGATTACGTGCACGACCGCCCGGGGCATGACCGGCGGTACGCCATCGATGCCACTAAAATCCAAACTGAATTGGGGTGGCAACCGCAGATGACGGACTTTTCAGCGGGTTTGCAGCAGACCATTGCTTGGTATCAGACGCACGAAGGCTGGTGGCAAGGGGAAAAAGCGGCAGTTGAGGCCGCTTATCAGACTGTCCAAACGACCGAGTCGGCTATTGATCATGAATAAGGTGAGGGCGAGGCAGCGGTCTCGCCCTTTTTTAAACATTAATTTGCCGATATATTATAACCATTTGTTAGTAGCGTTATACGTGAATGAATTAGTTCGAATGCCTTTTAATTGCTAAAACGAAAAAATGCAATAGGATTGACTTGATTGTGAAAAATGGTTTATAGTGTGGTAGTAAATATAAAAGTTGTTGTAAAAGCTAGCGCGCATTTGAACAAGTGGTGGTCTCTCACGTCAGTCACAAGGACCTACACGGAGGAGAGTATGGAGTCAGAACAAACAATTAACTTGGCACAAGTAGCCAACATTCTACGGAAGCATGTCAGATTGATCAGTCTAACCACCCTGTTAGTCACAGTCTTAGCCGTGGTGGCGACCTTTTGGATCATGACACCCAAGTATCAAGCAACGACCAACATTCTCGTAAATCGCCGGGTGACGGCGACGGAACAGGGCGGTCAGCTGCAACAAGTGCAGGCCGACGTCCAGATGATCAGCACCTATAAGGACATTATCACCAGCCCAACGGTTTTGGAGTCGGTGAGCCGGGAGGTCCAGGGACTACCCGGTCATCCAGACGACTTGAAGCAGGCATTACGGATTGAAAATGAACCTAATTCACAAGTATTTTCGGTAACGGCAACGGCGATTAACCCACAAACTGCTGCGACAATTGCCAACAAGACGGCCCAGTCATTCAAGGATAAGATCGGCAAAATTATGCGGATCGATAATGTGTCCATTGTTTCGCCCGCAACCGCTAGTGGCGGAGCAGTTAGTCCTAAGAAGGCAATCAATATTCTCTTAGGTGTGGTGGTCGGTCTCTTACTGGGGATGAGTTTAGCCTTCATTCGGGAAGCAACGGATAGAACGGTGACGTCCGAGAAATTCTTGACCGAAGACCTGGGCTTAACCAGTCTGGGAATTATTGGCGAGATTCCTCAGGAACAAGCGCAGGGGAGCCGGTCAACTGAGTCAACGTTGACTGGGCAGACTAATACGCAATCACGGCGCATTCAAAGAAGGGTTTAGGTGGTAGAGTATGCAATGGTTCAGGCACAAGACACTAAGCGATGCCAGTCATAGAAATGGCGTGGGATTGATTACCGCGAAGGCGCCAGAGCACCAAATTGCTGAGCAGTTTCGCACGGTGCGAACGAACATCCAATTTTCCTCAGTGACTCACCCAGTTAAGTCGATTCTGTTCACCTCCTCTGCGCCTTCAGAGGGTAAGTCGACTGTGAGCAACAATTTGGCAGTCACGTGGGCTAGTCAGGGGGCGCGGGTAGTCTTGGTGGATGCAGATTTGCGGCGGCCCACGGTTCATCAAACTTTTGGTGTGGCTAATCGCTTGGGCATGACGAACTTCTTATCAGGTGTGGCAACCATGGTTGAGGTGGTCCAGGCAACGGCCATCCCCAATTTGGCGGTGGTGACCAGTGGGCCGATACCGCCCAATCCAGCGGAATTGCTGGGTAGTTCGCGGCTAAAGCAGTTATTGCGGGAGTTACAGGATAGCTATGATTTGATAATTGTGGACGCTCCGCCAGTCAATACGGTGACGGATAGTCAGTTGTTGGCGGCAGAGGTGGACGGGACCATCTTGGTGGTCCCCCAAGGAATTGCTACTAAGAGTGGCGTACGGCGGGCCCAACAACTTTTGGAGGCGGTGCACGCCAATGTTTTAGGGGCAGTGATGAACCGAGTCACAGATTTGAAATCAGATGGTTACTACGGACAGGTGTACCAAGGCTATTACGGTCGAACGGATAATTAGATGGGGTTAATTGATGTGCATAACCATCTTTTACCAGCAGTAGACGATGGCCCTAAAAGTCACGAACGAGCGTTGCAACTAGCTGAGACGCTGGTTGCCCAGGGTATCACCCACGCCGTGTTGACGCCGCATCATTTGCGGGTTGATTACGTCAATCCCAAATGTGTCGTGCAAGAACGGGCGGCCGCCTTTCAGTCTGCGTTGCAGTTAGCACGGATTCCACTGACGGTATTTCCTGGGCAGGAGGTCCATATGACGGGGGACTTGTTGCCCCGTTTGGCGGCCGACGATCTGTTATTTTTAGATGAAGTGGGGACTTACTTGTTGTTGGAACTGCCAGCGACGCACGTGCCGCAGTACACGGAAGACCTGCTATTTCAGCTGACACTGCGGGGGATTATCCCCGTCATAGCTCACCCAGAACGACATCCGGTGTTGCAACGGGAACCGGACCGCCTAAAGGGGTTAATCCGACTGGGGTGTCTGCTCCAGGTGACGGCGGGAAGTTATCTGGGAATGTTCGGGCAAGCTGCCCAGAAGTTAGCTAAGCAATTGTTGGCGAGTGTCCCAGGAATTTTACTAGCCTCCGATGCTCATGACCACTTGCGCCGTCCCTGCGTCTTGGCGGCAGCCTTTCAGCGACTAGAAGTTGTGGTGGGGCCAGACCGTTGTCGAGAAATTAATGAGAATGCCGTCGCCGTTGTCAACGGGGAATCCCTAATAACGGGCGGCTGAACACTTTTGCCACTCAGAAGAAAGGGTTAGGGATATTTAATGGATTATCGTGACACAAGCTATCGGAGTAGTCTGCTTGACCAGGCCAGACAACGACGCCGGTATTTATACCGAACGAGTAAACGGGTATTTGATTTGATGATGAGCCTCCTAGGACTGCTGCTCCTGCTGCCGGTGTTCATAGTGGTTGCTGTCTTAATCAAGTTGGAAGATCCCCGGGGACCCGTATTCTATTCACAAACGAGGGTGGGTGTGAACCAACAGCCCTTTAGAATGTTCAAGTTCCGCTCGATGGTGGTCGATGCTGACCATCGGCTCAATCATTTGTTGCAACAAAGTGATGTGGCTGGGGCCATGTTCAAAATGAAGCAGGACCCCCGAATTACTAGAATCGGCCGGGTGCTTCGTAAATACAGCGTGGATGAACTGCCCCAACTGCTAAATGTTTTATTGGGTCAGATGAGTCTAGTTGGTCCACGGCCGCCATTACCGCGAGAGGTGGCAACTTACACGGCTCATGATTTACAGCGGTTGACGGTGAAACCTGGTTGTACAGGATTATGGCAAGCAACGGTCCGCAATGAGGTGAGTTTTGCAGAAATGGTGTTACTGGATCTTCAATATATTGCGCGGCGGAGTTTTCTGTTGGACCTCTATGTGTTACTTTTAACAATTCGTGTCTTTGTGAAGCCAAACGGGGCTTACTAGGCATTAAGAAAGGGATGACCGAATGAAGGTATGTTTGGTTGGATCCAGTGGTGGCCATTTGGCCCATCTGCAGTTATTGCGAGATTTTTGGGCAGACGAGCAGCGCTTCTGGGTTACCTTTGACAAGGCAGATGCACGGAGTCTGCTCAAAGGTGAGCGTCGAATCAACTGCTTCTTTCCGACGAATCGTAACTTGAAGAATCTTATCAAGAATACGTGGTTAGCGTTCAAGGTGTTGCGGCAGGAACGGCCCGACGTCGTCATCTCATCCGGCGCCGCGGTCGCCGTACCGTTTTTCTACGTCAGTAAGCTCCTTCGTATCAAGACGGTTTACATTGAAGTTTTTGATCGGATCGATGCGCCCACTCTGACGGGCAAGCTCGTTTACCCAGTCGCGGACCTCTTCGTGGTTCAGTGGCCGGAAATGTTAAAGGTGTACCCCAAGGCAGTGAATTTTGGGAGGATTTTTTAATGATCTTTGTGACGGTAGGAACCCATGAACAACCCTTTAACCGCCTGGTAATGGCCATGGAGGATTTAGTTGTGCAGGGCATTATTACAGAACGGGTCGTGATTCAGGCGGGGTACGCGACGGCGGTTGCTCATCACTGTGAGGTAACTGATTTTTTGAGCAATCACGATCTGCAGCAAGCGATGCAGTTGGCGGAAACGGTGGTTTGTCACGGTGGGCCGGCCACCTTTATGCAGTCATTGGCGTTGGGGAAACGAACCATTGTGGTGCCCCGGCAAGCAGCATTTCAGGAGCACGTGAATGATCATCAGTTGACGTTTGCCCGCCAGGTGGAACAGCGGGGATACCCGTTAACTGTGGTTGACGACGTGGCCGAGTTAGCGACTATTTTTACGACGGCTCGTGACGTGACACACCAATTACCCTCGCACACACACGAATTTAACCATCAATTGGCGGGGGCGATTCGGCGGATGGGAGTGTTGGCATGATTCCTAAGGTCATCCATTACTGTTGGTTTGGGGGTCAGCCACTGCCTGACAGTGTGGCACGTTGCTTAGCATCCTGGCAGCGCTTCTGCCCAGACTATCAGCTTAAACGCTGGGATGAATCAAACTGGGATGTGACGCGAAGCCCATACGTGCGGCAAGCATACGCGCACAAGAAATATGCCTTTGTCGCCGACGTTGCCCGCTTAGATGTTGTTGCTCAGTATGGTGGTATTTATCTAGATACGGACGTAGAACTGCTCCAGCCACTGGATGAGTTTTTAGCGTACGATGCTTTCTTTGGCATGGAGGAGCCCGGCCGGGTGAATACCGGTGTAGGATTTGGGGCAATCAGCCAGCATCCCATGGTATGTGAGCTGTTAGCGCAGTACCAGCAGCGTGATTTCATTTGTAATGGTCGGTCAGACTTAACAACTTGTGTCACGATTGCGGTCCCGTTATTCAAGGAGTGGGGGATA belongs to Levilactobacillus yonginensis and includes:
- a CDS encoding LCP family protein; protein product: MANQTMEMEKRQRPRRKRHPVRNTILMLILALLVDGVAYGYQKYQSIKKSVDTTYQASGAKKLRNVNAVLKQKKPISILLMGTDTGALGRTFQGRTDSMMVVTINPETAKTTITSIPRDTAVSIPGYEDYGTVKINAAYAYGKSKTAITTVQDMLNIPIDFYAIINMGGMEKIIDEVGGVDLTPTLSFSYGGYTFKKDVETHMNGKRALAYSRMRDDDPQGDYGRQTRQRKVIMALLNKSGSVTSLLNESFISSLTQQTQTDLTFNDLTALATNYRRATKSIKTTHLQGTSETLNSQSMEVASKAELQRVTNYIRTGLGLAHKATGTIAQVDASTGAAGTSSTGTTDNGNNGGPGGGY
- a CDS encoding glycosyltransferase, coding for MIFVTVGTHEQPFNRLVMAMEDLVVQGIITERVVIQAGYATAVAHHCEVTDFLSNHDLQQAMQLAETVVCHGGPATFMQSLALGKRTIVVPRQAAFQEHVNDHQLTFARQVEQRGYPLTVVDDVAELATIFTTARDVTHQLPSHTHEFNHQLAGAIRRMGVLA
- the rfbB gene encoding dTDP-glucose 4,6-dehydratase yields the protein MQNILVTGGAGFIGANFVRYVVANHPTIHVTVLDKLTYAGNRANLAGLPTDRVRLVVGDIADAQLVNDLVQQVDAVVHYAAESHNDRSLRDPAPFIQTNIVGTYTLLQACVRYNVRFHHISTDEVYGDLPLRSAEVAGLAEKFTPESRYNPSSPYSATKASSDMLVHAWVRSFGLRATISNCSNNYGPYQHIEKFIPRQITNILSGRRPKLYGTGRNVRDWIHVDDHSRAVWLILTQGRIGETYLIGANGERSNLAVLQEILTAMGQPADAYDYVHDRPGHDRRYAIDATKIQTELGWQPQMTDFSAGLQQTIAWYQTHEGWWQGEKAAVEAAYQTVQTTESAIDHE
- a CDS encoding YveK family protein — translated: MESEQTINLAQVANILRKHVRLISLTTLLVTVLAVVATFWIMTPKYQATTNILVNRRVTATEQGGQLQQVQADVQMISTYKDIITSPTVLESVSREVQGLPGHPDDLKQALRIENEPNSQVFSVTATAINPQTAATIANKTAQSFKDKIGKIMRIDNVSIVSPATASGGAVSPKKAINILLGVVVGLLLGMSLAFIREATDRTVTSEKFLTEDLGLTSLGIIGEIPQEQAQGSRSTESTLTGQTNTQSRRIQRRV
- a CDS encoding glycosyltransferase family 32 protein — protein: MIPKVIHYCWFGGQPLPDSVARCLASWQRFCPDYQLKRWDESNWDVTRSPYVRQAYAHKKYAFVADVARLDVVAQYGGIYLDTDVELLQPLDEFLAYDAFFGMEEPGRVNTGVGFGAISQHPMVCELLAQYQQRDFICNGRSDLTTCVTIAVPLFKEWGIQRNRRIQFLQDKRVVILPPTYFCPEDLASGKRQLTAQSVAIHHYAATWKSATSLTVTRWKVRGRRIIDAVGGEGSYARLKCWYNVVRSKI
- a CDS encoding APC family permease; this translates as MARSHQLFIKKQVQTDLYKKTGLEKTLTAFSLTTMGIGAIVGAGIFITPGLIAANYAGPGVMLSYLIAVVVCAMAALCYSEFSSTIPLAGSAYTYVYAVFGEFTAWILGWALISEYLFAVSSVAVSWSSYFQSLLAGFGFKLPVFFRAAAGTAGVKGGAIDLVALVITMLVAWLLSKGIRESARINNIMVIVKILVILLFIGIAVFYVKPANYNPFLPFGTAGIFKGAAVAFYAYIGFDAVSTASEEVKNPKRNMPIGIISSLLVAAVLYIGLSAVLVGVVHYTKLSVADPVALALSLIHQNWASGVVSFGAIVGMTTVLIVMSYGGTRLLFAISRDGLLPSGLKKLNPKTHVPVANTWIFGILASLFAAVIPIDKIAELVNIGTLSAFAMVSLGIVFLRHDERFKNLDTSFKVPWYPFLPIASFLACLYLMTQLQAFTWLAFAVWVVLGLIVYMSYGYQHSVVRQQVKG
- a CDS encoding lipoate--protein ligase; the encoded protein is MRYLASSSLDIRQNLATETYLMEHADLSEPILYFYINSPCIIVGRYQNVLAEINQQYVQDHNIILTRRTSGGGAVYDDLGNVSFSFITQDDGDAVGNFKRFTDPVIKALHQMGATGAAMTGRNDLTIAGKKFSGNAMHVENGRMFSHGTLMYDVDQTQIAKSLQVPADKLASKGVKSVKSRVTNLKPYFDEAYQHLTIEEFRDTLAKEILAVSDLKDAKTYQLTAADQAGIQQQADQYFNNWDWIYGSDPAYSLTRRQHFTAGTVEFDLDVAGGKIQAIQIHGDFFGQLPIEEVTTKLTGVTYTPAAVAAVFETLDVSRYFGKISRNELVDLLTKQPTAE
- the pssD gene encoding PssD/Cps14F family polysaccharide biosynthesis glycosyltransferase, encoding MKVCLVGSSGGHLAHLQLLRDFWADEQRFWVTFDKADARSLLKGERRINCFFPTNRNLKNLIKNTWLAFKVLRQERPDVVISSGAAVAVPFFYVSKLLRIKTVYIEVFDRIDAPTLTGKLVYPVADLFVVQWPEMLKVYPKAVNFGRIF
- a CDS encoding tyrosine-protein phosphatase; this translates as MGLIDVHNHLLPAVDDGPKSHERALQLAETLVAQGITHAVLTPHHLRVDYVNPKCVVQERAAAFQSALQLARIPLTVFPGQEVHMTGDLLPRLAADDLLFLDEVGTYLLLELPATHVPQYTEDLLFQLTLRGIIPVIAHPERHPVLQREPDRLKGLIRLGCLLQVTAGSYLGMFGQAAQKLAKQLLASVPGILLASDAHDHLRRPCVLAAAFQRLEVVVGPDRCREINENAVAVVNGESLITGG
- a CDS encoding CpsD/CapB family tyrosine-protein kinase, producing the protein MQWFRHKTLSDASHRNGVGLITAKAPEHQIAEQFRTVRTNIQFSSVTHPVKSILFTSSAPSEGKSTVSNNLAVTWASQGARVVLVDADLRRPTVHQTFGVANRLGMTNFLSGVATMVEVVQATAIPNLAVVTSGPIPPNPAELLGSSRLKQLLRELQDSYDLIIVDAPPVNTVTDSQLLAAEVDGTILVVPQGIATKSGVRRAQQLLEAVHANVLGAVMNRVTDLKSDGYYGQVYQGYYGRTDN
- a CDS encoding sugar transferase, producing the protein MDYRDTSYRSSLLDQARQRRRYLYRTSKRVFDLMMSLLGLLLLLPVFIVVAVLIKLEDPRGPVFYSQTRVGVNQQPFRMFKFRSMVVDADHRLNHLLQQSDVAGAMFKMKQDPRITRIGRVLRKYSVDELPQLLNVLLGQMSLVGPRPPLPREVATYTAHDLQRLTVKPGCTGLWQATVRNEVSFAEMVLLDLQYIARRSFLLDLYVLLLTIRVFVKPNGAY